ttttttttatctctaatGAAATATATCACATTTGGGACTCCGTAAAGTCGTAAGGAAGGGCATTTGTTGTAGCtacattcatttttaataacacttttattttgaaggcggTGTCGCTCCATTTCCCCTCTGTTCCCTTGTTACTTAGCAACGACGAACGCTCTGATCGTGCTCCGCTTGCTTGCTGTGTGCtagccttttatatatgtcaatggtgctACCTTGGAAAGCACCGAAGCCCAAAACATGGATGATGAAGACGACCTGGACGAACTGCTAgatgaagttgaaaaaaagttttgtcGCAACGTTTCTGTCGCATCTTCGGCTTGCGTGGACCAGAGCGAGGCTGGCAAATGCAGGAGAGACAACGAAGGGCACAGAAAACACAGGTAAACATCGCTAATGCGGCTAGCTTATGTTAGCTAGCTATAAGCTAACGTTTAGGATTGGGCTGTTCTGTGCGGCTGTTAAGCGCCTCTGTGTTGATAGCGTCTGACAAGCTGTATCTTCTGGGCCTTAAAGGGCTTAAACGTAAGCTAATTATGCTACAAGCTaaagtaaatgtacagtaagtCAGTAATAGTTAGCTTGTGTTCAGAATGAAATAGAGACCTATCTTGTTTGTGTTTAACATAGCGATTGCATTCCTTACAGTgtaaaatataatgtatatattgtataatgtAATGTGCAAAACCAGAATAACAGAAAGTTCCATgtcattaatttatttattatcctGTGGTCAGGATTTTAGAAATACTAAAGTCATGAGAAGTCCACCCAACACACCACTTATAAAATTAAACTAAACACCAGAAGAAATTTTCATATTTAATTGTCCCATGTGTTTGAATGATATAGAAAATGAGTTCCACTTTGTTTACTACTGACcttttttattgtgaacagcGTGATTATTTTGGTTTAGTAAGTATATGGATGATGCTCAAAGACTGAGATGGCTGTTCACTGTaggatttgttgtttgtatattgttgtgtgtgtgtgtgtgtgtgtgtgtgtgtgtgtgtgtgtgtgtgtgtgtgtgtatgctcatgtatttctccgaatgatttgtatatgcgacCGGAAGACGTTTGCTAAATAAGTTTgcggtgtcttgtaatcccatgtgggattggcatgacacagaaataaaaatgaaactaaAAAACTGTAAGGTTTTAATTGATGAATCATAAACATAGAGGTTTACTGTCAAAAGTATGAATTGATGTTTAATTCATAATTTTGTTTCCTCTGATCTAGTGCCACAAAACCTGAACAGCCGATAAACACTGACGATATTGACGCGCTTCTGGAAGAACTACTGGAGGAAGACTTCTGCGATTCCCCTCAACTAAAGGTACTTTATATGaaaagatgacaaaaaaatCCCTGCACACTGCTATCACGTTCCcaatttttctctttctccataTGGATGACTTCTCAACTTTCTCAGATAAAGATTAGGGTGTCtacacacctgtgtgtgtgtgtgtgtgtgtgtgtgtgtgtgtgtgtgtgtgtgtgtgtgtgtgtgtgtgtgtgtgtgtgtgtgtgtgtgtgtgtgtgtgtgtgtgtgtgtgtgtgtgtacctgtgacgACATATATCTTCAGTGAGTGCTGGGATGGAACTAGTTACTTAAAATAAAAGCCATACTATGaggcaaaaacatttttagtgaagttaaaagtattaaaaaaacaagggAAACACTTCTCACTTCTCACAGTGTTAGAACTAAACTAATTTAAGTACTCATTGTACTCACCTCTTCTAACATCATACAAGTGAATGCACttataataaattaaacatttatCTTTAGGATATAAAAGAAACCCTGGCCTGTAATAAGTATTTGAAGGTTGTATTTGACATGTCTACTCCAAATATACAGAACTGTTGCATTGTTTGAACTCTAACAATGCAACATTCTTCATGAAAGGGTCCCGTGAAGTTGTGTTTCCACTCAGTGTTGCTCACTTACAATGCATTGTGTGTATCTTTGAGGTCTAACAAACAAGTACAGTGCCTTTTCTTTCTAATAAAATATTTGCAAAGCCTAATTTTTAAGTGCTTTGTTTGTGTCCATGTTTACCAGCTTGCAGTCTTTTTCTTCCCTGCATAAATAAAGCAACTGCTTCGCCAACAAAGTAAATATAGTCAAAAATATACGCCTAACATTTTGAATAATGGAAATACTCAGCTAAAGTGCCAGTATCTCAAATATGTACAGCTCCGGAGCAAATTATTTCCCTTCCAAAAATGATTATCATGCAGCTGTCTCATCTCCAAGTCTTGGCCATCTTATGAAAAACAAATTAGAGCCGATAGACAGACACCTGGTTTGGCAAAGTGACTAAATCTACATGACTGTTGCATTAGGCACGGTGACAAACACAGGTGGTAATGCATCTATTCAGGTTTAAATTAATTGAAACattttcaattacattttctaCTTCCAAGAATGTATATTTAACCTTGTCTGTAATCTGTTCTTTTATCTCAGACTGAAGCATTTCCTAAAGGAACGCAAGCAGAGAAGAAGCTGCCGTCTCAGTCTGGGGGGAGAAAGTGAGTGAATGAGTTGACTCTGAATACAAAAACATACAGCTGGGAATAATAATTAGATGTAGAGGGAGAAAATGGACTCAGACATTTTTGAAAGTTTGGTTgtagctttgtgtgtgtcttcattCAATTTAAATCCAGACATGTTTGGTCTTTTTACTGAATTAACCACCAAACTAACTGGCAGTAACTTTTCTTTTGGAAGTAATTTTTGTCTCTTAAatatgtgtatacatgtatgAAATTACGGACTAGGTTTTACATTTCTAATAATGTTGCCCAGGTTCTGCTATAATAATGCTATTAGTCTTTTGTTCCAGTTCTGTTGGCTTGTTTGATTCTCGTAAATTTGGATGCTGATTTTTATTTGTGCGTTGATACCATCTGCGCTCTTTGTTTTGCATCCAGGTGCTGTCCGGTGTTCGTTGGCGGGAGCTCTGTCACAAACGGTGTAGGAACAGCCACATCCAAGAGGTGTGAAAAACTGATTTTATAATGCAAGCGTCTGTCATGTCTcgcctgtttttcttttataatgatacatagggctgggtatcggtaAAAAAATGTCCAGAACAGAAACTCTGAATTCGATTCCGGTTCCTTTTTTAGataccaattttttttaaactattttaacaaaaagaaatgacaacattacacattacggtacattattttaaataatcttTTAGCACCTATATGACACACACTGTAATCAAGCCTCTCAAGAattcaacaacacacacaccggaGCTCCATAACTAAAGATTACACCCCTTGCCAATGGTACAAGACGCCCACACTTCTTGTCTCCTAAATGGGGGGTGGCCTCAATTAAAAGTGTAGCGAACGTTGTGTGGATGGGTTATATTtgcataatttattaatattttcttttgctaacaTTTGATATTAATACAGCTAAAAGTCATTTTTagcatcacaaaaaaaaaatgtttttatgccGTTCATAGTCtcctttgccagaccttcctccacagcgctgcggagacagcctgtcactcccctTGTACTAACGTTACGTTCTCCGTGATGTTAAGACTTCACAATGCCTTGTTTCTCACTACCGCTAACGTATTGTTCATCAGACGTGACGTGACAAAAGCATTTCGTTTTCACATGCGGGTAGGCCAAggtgagaagagggagattagctaacattagccaacatatttataaaaaataaaatcacattcgaattatattcgactttctgaattcgttccaacagccctagcaCCCAGCCCTACTGGTACGGATTATCTAAGGGATCACCAAGCTATCCCCAACATACCCTTGCTTACttacaaaaaaatgttaaaaaaacaaaaaacaaataaaaaataattcccaTACACCTCATTGAAATTTTCCTTCACAGACCACCAAAACCCCctacaattttaataaaaaccATAACCACACTTtgaatttattatattatttaaataatttttaaacttacacaatttaatcatttaaaattttatttttaaaattaattaatttataaatatcttaatctCATAACTCTGAGAATTttactaaatattttattttattttaaaaatttaaatacaattttCTATAATTACTctcaaaaaaattaatatattgaaattcaaaaaactaaattagGCACTGTACCTTTTGTTTGTTGAAATCAGTTATACCAAGGTAGCATGTTTGATGTATTAAAGACATACTGataaatactttttaaattaaatgtaaaaacacttctatatataataattactGACAAGCGATCTGTATCGACAGGTCATGCCACCAGTTGAGGTGTACTTCCTGTGACTTCCGGGTGCTGATGTTTGATGACTGTGAGTGGGACGTGTCCTGTGATTACCTGTTCCTCAGGTGAGTCTGCAGACGCTCGCACTTTACAACAAGGCAATGAAATACAGAACATGTTAAGAGGGGACAATTCAAACAAAATCCAGACTCCTTCTTCCACTGCTATCTTTGTCATTTTCGTTCAGTTTTTGTTATTGCACATGCAGAGAATGCCAGAAGTTCCCAACTGTTGAAGGTTGTGACCCCTTAAAACTAAGCAGTGTCTACCGCTCCTTGTCACTGGTTGCACATGTTCACCAGTTGTGACCAGTTCagccaaaatactttttttcttattttgtgcTTTGAAGAAGTAgtcaatggaagtacatttccaggataaagcctgacatcacgcgccagatgtcaggctttatccctcaccttctgttctctgtgtgttgccgttttcaaaatgaccttcgctacgggaaacaacaaaaaacttaaaactagctacacgctgaaaatgtcaagtttttaagaacatttggatggtgcaacaaggcaggccttctcggttctttcagggaatgattgtaaatatttacaaagaatatatttagggagtttcctctctaactgggaggttttgggaacgattggtgggattgctgtggacgaagtacacacggagatacactggtaagagccaatgaggtttaaccatgtatcagctcatttaaatatctcacgttactgtattgtgtcaacagttaacttcatttaatattgtatgtggcgtttttttttgcggggtgcaaatgtttcaccaaaacaagttcctccccgagactatttagcagagccaccgtcgctgcgtccggagtttagcaccgcccaagatgattgtgattggtttaaagaaattcaaaacaacccagagtgttttttttttcttcctacaaTCCCACAATGTGTCTGTGGTGTAGGCAGACCTTacgccacagcgctgtggagatagagctggtaATGTGAGACTAATGAAGAAGTAAAATGATTTTGTAAtttaggaggaaaaaaaaaaatcccagttTATAGGAAAgtctaaaaaagaaaagcaacacgTTGTGTAACGTCTGTCCCAGATTGTGTTGTACACGGGCTCTGTTCACCTCGCCCACACAGTCGCTGAGCAACCAGCGTGACAGAGTTGTTTTCGGTCTGAATGCCCACTTCGTTAGGTGTCCGACCCCCTTGATTCATGATGAATCTGTCTGTGGTGACAGggtttgtggttgttgttgtatcacacacagaaaatacagaaaactgTGCAGGGAGCCATATGCAACATACTTGAAACTTACTTACATATATGCATCAAATAATTGTTTCGAATGTGAAATCTAAATTAGAAATAATTGTCAGAAATAGTTGGTTGTGGGTGACGTTTTCAGTCTGTTCACAAGGTGGCAGTATTGAGCTGTGAAACAGACATTTAGAAGTGGCGACTATTTCCAATGTTACTTTGAGATTAAAGAACTTTTGTTAGTACCTCAATAAGCCATTTCAAACTTACAAACACATTACATTGGGAAAATAAGTAGTTTTTCTCCCACATTCCCCACATAGCAAATAAAAAGCAATTTCCTTTTTCATCTCAGTGGGAACAATTCTGCATCTGCAGACCAGTGTGACTAGAATACAAACAAGCAGAGGTATTTTGATTTTAGACCCCTGAACACACATAACATCCAGGATCTAAACCAAGGGAATAATTGTGGCAATTAAGACTTTTctctgcagagaaaaaaaactcatattTAAGAGCCTAAAGGACTATCGACTGTAACAGATTGTTCCTAATGAGTGTACTGAGgtcttaatattttttatttatttatttttctatcttTACAGTCATCTCtgttgtgtttctttctctGCATTTTGCAAACACCACCTGTCAACAAAACAGTGTGGGCGAGAGTGTAACGTCCTCCTTTCGGATTTTACTTATGTAGGTGCCGCTCTTGTCTttgtcataataataatatggggGGGATGCATCAGTTCATGGGCAGCATATGGAGCTGAGAGATAACAAGTAGAAAAGGATTTAAGGAGGTGGATAATAGCCGGACCAGTGTTGTTGACAGGGAAAACAAAGGACCAGGTGATGGAGATGTGTAGGCGGGACGAGAGTTTGTCTGAACATTTCGTGTGACCGCAACAGAAACTCCGATGTTTAGTGgagttttattttggttttcaGTTAGAAAACGAAGAATTTAAGTTCATAAAACTTGAGGCAGGTGTGGCATGTCTATAATTCTACGTTAAAATAGACATTAATGAAGATGCAATTAAAAactatttcttaaaaaaagttATGAAATGATCCGTAAACGTGGCAATTAATAATGCATTTCATGGCGTGGcaggtgttttgtttttaggttTCTCTGCCCCAAGTGATCAAAAATGTCAATTAATTCAGCTTTAAATGGGGACCGTCAACATGCCTTTTAAAAgacgtttttttaaatgtactttttgtttttccaatttcctattttgtctccctCATATTTCATGTTACAAtttatttgtctgattttaatTTAAAGTCACAGTTTCAGTTTTCatccacattttttatttaaatatgttgAAATGAAATGCATGCAGTGAATGTGCTGTAAAAAGTAAATAAGATCCCGAGTTAGTcatcatttaattttaattgttGACACTCTGGCTCCAGAGTCAGTTTAATGAACAGAGATAAACGAATGAGCTCAGGTTGAAGGAACTGTAGGCTGAGTGAGGGTTTGGTGAGCAAACAGAGTCTCGGTCAAGTGATATGGAGCGATGAGTAAGAGCAGGGAGAAGGCAGGGTTAACGCTTTTAGAAAAAgtcattttaattttgtttaacGTAATGTATCGTAACGGCGAAAATATTTTCTGTAGCTGtagattatttatttagtttactaaatcatgttttttttttatgtccaaTCCAGGGAATATCAAACCCATTTGTGTTGGGTTGTTTTGATAAGAGATCTCTTTATTGTTCACTCAAGGGAATACCAATCACACTAGTGCGTTAGTTTCTTCAGTTTTAGaatggtttgttttttaactcTTCAGATAGAAAAGTCACATTTGTGTGCAGTAAGAAAACTGTAACATCCTTTCAGTGCCTAAAATCAGTCAGCAAGTCAcaaatcaacataaaacacacacatatacatatatattaggGGTACATTATACAATACACATATGTGAACCGTTACAccctaataaatatatatatatatttgcctCTGACATTTCAGCACTAAGCAGTGCTTTTTCTTCAAGTGCGTAATTTACCTTTAGTTTTAGTGTTATTTCAAGTTCAGAGCACTCTGAACCACTCAGGATGATGAGTTTGTCCTTTATGTCTTCACGTCGGTGTTATCATGCTGCAGCAGGAGAACGTCGACCAACAAGCTGCAAAAGGAAAATAATCAGAGTTAAGGAATGCTGCAGCTTTATAAGTTTGacatttaaaatttaatttgtaatgtcTTTGAATGAATCCATCAAGACACATTTAACTGAAGTTGCTGGACCGACTGTAATTATATTTAGCTTGAACCCTATTAACTGATTAGGTTTTTTTATTATACTtctcccccccttcccccccatTAATAGATTTAGCAGTTTATTCATAATTTgttatctatccatccatccatccatcctcatCCACGTATCCAGGGGCGGGTTgctggggcagcagctccagcagggggacCCCAAACTAAGCATGGGTCGGTATGAGATTCTAACGATAAccttcggtaacactttacttgatgGTATtcaactagtgctgtcaaacgattaaaatatttagtcgcgattaatcgcatttaTGTTATAGTTAattcgcaattaatcgcacatttttatctattctaaatgtcccttgatttcttttcgtgccattattttttttttctcattttaatgctcttatcaacatggaaaatcGGCTTCCTTCGTGCGTTTGTTGCCTGGTTTTGACGAGGGGAGGAGAATTGGCAAACCGAAACACAGAAataaattatgccaattattagtaccattgcattcaTGGCTATGagtgtgtactaactttactaaaatcaaggcattgcaattgtataaattaatattaaagtttaattaaaaaatgtctagcagaaatatggctacaatctgatagtcaaatacagtatatagaagCCTAaaaacagaatagcttacctattgttattgttattattattattattattattattattattattattatttgaggcactttcttgcaggatttcaccgAACATATcggacaacgagggtgcatgcccctcatctggtgcagagagacgagtctttgtttctgcgctctgatctcctcctgcgctgggcgccgctccgtctccgtctccacgcgggttctccgcaaccatcgcggcctggatcacttctcgtgcgccctgctttatttccgcatccaagttaatggtctttataacgcggatcaagtacagtcgcgatgacgtgcagaggatccgaatagatctcactgaaacgtgtgctgacagactctaagagcacttctcattgttttcactccgtggtccgtctcaacctcgttgcctaggagacgctttgcaggtggaacggatcgggtactgacacacgtgcaggtcgcagtttctgtttgcgtcatcacaacatttcggccatattgtttcggtgataaaagtatttgataaaaaattttcggtggccaaATATTCGGTGCACTCTGATATTCcctatatattataatataataatatatgtcataaacgtttatgacttgtttatgttaatgacacgttcatgacagtgtcatgtcactcttatgtagataccttcaagtgaagtGTAACCTAACCTGCAGCAGAAATATCAGAGTTTCACGGTATTGCTGTATTGCTATTAcaggtttaaaatgtattattttgaaatgtgtgggTAAAAAACAACTTATTTTCCACTGAAcccaatgtattttatttctaaacacactgcacactggcaggaaGGGGGGGGGTTCTAAACTGCACTTCCTGTCCCTGAcaacttattaaaaaaaaaacgctcatATACCGCAGGAACGGTATGACAGAAGAttttagtggttttgaaaccatgATTTTTTTGAAACGtggtataccttgaaaccggtaacTGGCCCATGCctaccccaaacttccctttcccgagctaCATGAAGGCAACAGACCGATGATGCCATCGGGAACACATTATCTGGCATCTGACATAATGTGATAGTAGTAAGTAACTTAGTAGAAAGAATAATGATGTCTTATATTCCCCTTCACCTTCTCAATCCTCTGAATATTCCTCCTGTTTTTCTCACGTTTGCCAGGTAGTTTTAGCATCTGAATAGAAAGTGTACATCCATTACTGAGGCTACCcacacatttgttttattatttaatgttaTATTTTGACTGAGGCTTACCACAGAGCAATAACGTTGATAGAAAATACAGCTGTAATAAAAATTTTTTGTGCAC
The DNA window shown above is from Perca fluviatilis chromosome 7, GENO_Pfluv_1.0, whole genome shotgun sequence and carries:
- the c7h8orf37 gene encoding protein C8orf37 homolog isoform X1 produces the protein MDDEDDLDELLDEVEKKFCRNVSVASSACVDQSEAGKCRRDNEGHRKHSATKPEQPINTDDIDALLEELLEEDFCDSPQLKTEAFPKGTQAEKKLPSQSGGRKCCPVFVGGSSVTNGVGTATSKRSCHQLRCTSCDFRVLMFDDCEWDVSCDYLFLRNNMPDRQKLRAKLKKRRGLRAYACQCSWFSTSEPTDLRDQPQLRWVCGKHQD
- the c7h8orf37 gene encoding protein C8orf37 homolog isoform X2 — translated: MDDEDDLDELLDEVEKKFCRNVSVASSACVDQSEAGKCRRDNEGHRKHSATKPEQPINTDDIDALLEELLEEDFCDSPQLKTEAFPKGTQAEKKLPSQSGGRKCCPVFVGGSSVTNGVGTATSKRNNMPDRQKLRAKLKKRRGLRAYACQCSWFSTSEPTDLRDQPQLRWVCGKHQD